The following coding sequences lie in one Mesorhizobium sp. NZP2298 genomic window:
- a CDS encoding MotB family protein, with product MSVAEADHGRHEIIIVRRAHGDHDEGHHGGVWKIAFADFMTAMMCFFLVMWLINAANEQTKAAVASYFNPVKLVDRNSSRKGLEDLGDGPSAIGATTQNPQPATAKAGQGGNGDAGSSDRKQDKQEPQQPQQSDDHLFADPYAVLSEIATDTGVMQNVSQKGDGGAQSAGPATGASGGASYRDPFEPDFWSQQVATPAAEASAQRAKIEGDPLKPGDKAAETQVAKVRAVPPAPPVEDAPLEPLAKDGKEVAAAMAKAGETRASDAKAANGKVTDTKAANAPQPDATVEKQEAAKPETAEKAPTAAALKAVADVKQQLADAFKPGDKLHDGVSVEATDKGVVISITDQLDFGMFEVGSAVPSRELVLAMEKIGRIVNGQKGTISINGHTDARPFRSASYDNWRLSTARAHSAYYMLVRGGVDERRITEVAGFADRQPKDPADPMSAVNRRIEILMATGG from the coding sequence ATGAGCGTCGCCGAGGCCGATCACGGCAGGCACGAGATCATCATCGTGCGGCGGGCTCATGGTGATCACGACGAAGGCCACCATGGTGGCGTCTGGAAGATCGCCTTCGCCGACTTCATGACCGCCATGATGTGCTTCTTCCTGGTCATGTGGCTGATCAACGCCGCCAACGAACAGACCAAGGCGGCCGTCGCCAGCTACTTCAACCCGGTAAAGCTGGTCGACCGCAATTCAAGCCGCAAGGGCCTGGAAGACCTCGGCGACGGGCCGAGCGCGATCGGCGCGACGACCCAAAACCCGCAACCGGCGACTGCCAAGGCAGGTCAGGGCGGCAATGGTGATGCGGGCTCATCCGACCGCAAGCAGGACAAGCAGGAGCCACAGCAGCCGCAGCAATCCGACGATCATCTCTTCGCCGACCCTTACGCGGTGCTCTCGGAAATCGCCACCGACACCGGCGTCATGCAGAATGTCAGCCAGAAGGGTGATGGCGGTGCACAGAGCGCCGGTCCCGCGACAGGCGCCTCGGGCGGCGCATCCTACCGCGATCCCTTCGAACCCGATTTCTGGTCGCAGCAGGTGGCCACGCCCGCCGCCGAGGCGAGTGCCCAGCGCGCCAAGATCGAGGGCGATCCTCTCAAGCCGGGAGACAAGGCTGCCGAGACGCAGGTTGCCAAGGTCAGGGCCGTGCCGCCCGCACCGCCGGTCGAGGACGCTCCGCTCGAGCCCCTGGCGAAGGATGGCAAGGAGGTTGCCGCGGCTATGGCCAAGGCCGGCGAAACCAGAGCCAGCGATGCCAAGGCAGCGAATGGCAAGGTCACGGATACCAAGGCGGCGAATGCGCCCCAGCCGGATGCAACCGTCGAGAAGCAAGAGGCTGCAAAACCCGAGACTGCGGAAAAGGCGCCCACCGCCGCCGCGCTGAAGGCGGTCGCCGACGTCAAGCAGCAGCTGGCTGATGCTTTCAAGCCCGGCGACAAGCTTCATGATGGCGTCTCGGTCGAGGCCACCGACAAGGGCGTCGTCATCTCGATCACCGATCAGCTCGACTTCGGCATGTTCGAAGTCGGATCGGCTGTACCGAGCCGCGAACTGGTGCTGGCGATGGAAAAGATCGGTCGCATCGTCAACGGCCAGAAGGGCACCATCAGCATCAACGGCCACACCGATGCGCGCCCCTTCCGCAGCGCCAGCTATGACAATTGGCGGCTATCGACGGCGCGCGCGCATTCGGCCTACTACATGCTCGTGCGCGGCGGCGTGGACGAACGCCGGATCACCGAGGTTGCGGGCTTCGCCGACCGCCAGCCGAAGGATCCCGCCGACCCCATGTCGGCGGTCAACCGCCGCATCGAGATCCTGATGGCGACCGGCGGATGA
- the fliF gene encoding flagellar basal-body MS-ring/collar protein FliF, with amino-acid sequence MPEQIQSIISNLRDFGVKRLAMLAGIAVLVMGVIGIASVYLNRPAYDTLYVGLDRSDVNQIGLVLGEAGIGFDVGSDGTSVLVPAGTTAQARMLLAEKGLPTSSNAGYELFDNVGSLGLTSFMQQITRVRALEGEIARTIQSISGIKAARVHIVMSERANFRRDEQQPSASVVIRYAGIDAEKSAQSIRHLVAAAVPGLSADKVTVLDSNGNLLAAGDDPSNTSAARTLGVEQTVEAQIGDNIRRALTPYLGPDNFRASVKADVNTDTRQTEETIFDPESRVERSVQSVRANENSNQKQASTPASVEQNLPETQATSTEGPQTSSANDRKEEITNYEINSKKIATVSNGYTVTKMSIAVVVNQDRLKTILGKDATPEQIAKRVAEIQKMVSSATGFDDKRGDVIDVSAVEFIDGLDGEAIPQAGMLDSIGQHAGTLINAGAFIVVVFLVAFFGLRPMAAALTAKATPALSGPNFDEVQRSLPTPEAAASADAGAAIGALPGARAGATPLDDLRQKIRPAPQERLARMVDLNEERTAQILRKWAAQEVAA; translated from the coding sequence GTGCCGGAACAGATCCAGAGCATCATCTCGAATCTCCGCGATTTTGGTGTGAAGCGCCTCGCCATGCTCGCGGGCATCGCCGTTCTGGTGATGGGTGTCATCGGCATCGCCTCGGTCTACCTCAACCGTCCCGCCTACGACACGCTCTATGTCGGGCTCGATCGTTCCGACGTGAACCAGATCGGCCTGGTGCTGGGCGAGGCCGGCATCGGCTTCGACGTCGGTTCGGACGGAACCTCCGTTCTGGTGCCTGCCGGCACCACGGCGCAGGCACGCATGCTGCTTGCCGAAAAGGGCCTGCCCACCAGTTCCAATGCCGGCTACGAGCTGTTCGACAATGTCGGCTCGCTCGGCCTCACCTCGTTCATGCAGCAGATCACCCGTGTGCGCGCGCTCGAAGGCGAGATCGCCCGCACCATTCAGTCCATATCGGGCATCAAGGCGGCACGCGTCCACATCGTCATGTCCGAGCGCGCCAATTTCCGCCGCGACGAACAGCAGCCCTCGGCATCGGTCGTCATCCGCTACGCCGGCATCGACGCCGAGAAAAGCGCCCAGTCGATACGCCATCTCGTTGCCGCCGCCGTCCCCGGCCTCTCGGCCGACAAGGTGACGGTGCTCGATTCCAACGGCAACCTGCTGGCCGCCGGCGATGATCCCTCCAACACCAGCGCGGCCCGCACGCTCGGCGTCGAGCAGACCGTGGAGGCGCAGATCGGCGACAACATCCGTCGCGCGCTCACCCCCTATCTCGGGCCCGATAATTTCCGCGCCAGCGTCAAGGCCGATGTCAACACCGACACCCGCCAGACCGAAGAGACGATCTTTGATCCGGAGTCGCGCGTCGAGCGCTCGGTGCAGTCGGTGCGTGCCAATGAGAACAGCAACCAGAAGCAGGCCTCCACCCCGGCCAGCGTCGAACAGAACCTGCCGGAGACCCAGGCGACCAGCACCGAGGGCCCGCAGACCTCCTCGGCCAACGACCGCAAGGAAGAGATCACCAACTACGAGATCAACTCCAAGAAGATCGCCACCGTCTCCAACGGCTACACTGTCACCAAGATGTCGATCGCCGTGGTCGTCAACCAGGACCGGCTGAAGACGATCCTGGGCAAGGACGCGACCCCGGAGCAGATCGCCAAGCGCGTCGCCGAGATTCAGAAGATGGTAAGTTCCGCCACCGGCTTCGATGACAAGCGCGGCGACGTGATCGACGTCTCCGCGGTCGAGTTCATCGACGGACTGGATGGCGAGGCGATCCCGCAGGCTGGAATGCTGGATTCCATCGGCCAGCATGCCGGCACGCTGATCAACGCCGGCGCTTTCATCGTAGTGGTGTTCCTTGTGGCCTTCTTCGGCCTGCGGCCGATGGCGGCGGCGCTGACGGCAAAGGCGACGCCCGCTTTGTCGGGTCCCAATTTCGATGAAGTCCAGCGTTCGCTGCCGACACCGGAGGCAGCCGCTTCCGCCGATGCGGGTGCCGCTATCGGCGCCTTGCCCGGCGCGCGGGCCGGCGCCACCCCGCTCGATGATCTTCGCCAGAAGATCAGGCCAGCGCCGCAGGAGCGGCTTGCCCGCATGGTCGACCTCAATGAGGAGCGCACCGCGCAGATCTTGCGCAAATGGGCGGCCCAGGAAGTCGCGGCGTAA
- a CDS encoding flagellin N-terminal helical domain-containing protein produces the protein MASIMTNAAALTALQSLNATNKSLEQTQSRISTGYRVSEAADNAAYWSIATTMRSDNQALSTVQDALGLGASKVDTAYTGMNNVLTTIGQIKTKLLSTVGQTDAAKAKTQTEITALQAQMKSFADAATFSGSNFLSVTSTQVATNNDGVQPDAKIVSSFNRSSSGAISLGTIDIDVESTKLFDSGLSTAVKNQGTLDRKTSVYATAAAQTLYDNAYATAIAGGATDIAANTAGQTAAGATVAKIDNVSAFNLDITAAGVTDDIITQMIGKIDNVMSQLTDQATILGSAKSSIDLQKTFTQSLMDSIDRGVGQLVDADMNKESTRLQALQVQQQLGIQSLSIANSSSQSILSLFKNG, from the coding sequence TTGGCGAGCATCATGACAAACGCTGCGGCGTTGACTGCACTTCAAAGCCTCAACGCCACCAACAAATCGCTTGAGCAGACACAGTCCCGAATCTCGACGGGCTACAGGGTCTCGGAGGCCGCCGACAACGCCGCCTACTGGTCGATCGCGACGACGATGCGCTCCGACAACCAGGCGCTGTCGACGGTCCAGGATGCGCTCGGCCTCGGCGCCTCGAAGGTTGACACCGCCTATACCGGCATGAACAACGTCCTGACGACGATCGGCCAGATCAAGACCAAGCTGCTTTCCACCGTCGGCCAGACGGACGCCGCCAAGGCAAAGACGCAGACGGAAATCACCGCGCTCCAGGCGCAGATGAAGTCCTTTGCCGATGCCGCCACTTTTTCGGGTTCCAATTTCCTGTCGGTGACGTCGACGCAGGTCGCCACCAACAATGACGGCGTCCAGCCCGACGCCAAGATCGTCTCGTCCTTCAATCGCTCCTCGTCAGGCGCCATTTCGCTCGGAACGATCGACATCGATGTCGAGAGCACGAAACTGTTCGATTCCGGTCTCTCCACCGCCGTCAAGAACCAGGGCACGCTCGACCGCAAGACTTCCGTATACGCGACAGCGGCCGCCCAGACCCTTTACGACAATGCCTATGCGACCGCGATTGCCGGCGGCGCCACCGACATCGCCGCCAACACCGCTGGCCAGACGGCGGCGGGAGCGACGGTTGCCAAGATCGACAACGTTTCCGCCTTCAATCTCGACATCACGGCAGCAGGCGTAACCGACGACATCATCACCCAGATGATCGGCAAGATCGACAATGTCATGAGCCAGCTGACCGACCAGGCCACCATCCTCGGCTCGGCCAAGAGCAGCATCGACCTGCAGAAGACCTTCACGCAGAGCCTGATGGACTCCATCGACCGCGGCGTCGGCCAGCTCGTCGATGCCGACATGAACAAGGAATCGACCCGGCTGCAGGCGCTGCAGGTCCAGCAGCAACTCGGCATCCAGTCCCTGTCGATCGCCAACAGCTCCTCGCAGTCGATCCTGTCGCTGTTCAAGAACGGCTAA
- a CDS encoding flagellin N-terminal helical domain-containing protein — protein MASIMTNASALTALQSLNATQKNLDTTQARISTGYRVSQASDNAAYWSIATTMRSDNQAMSTVSDALGLGASKVDTAYTGMDSAITTINQIQQKLTASYGQTDASKEKTQVEIAALQKQLKAYADGATFSGTNMLSVNSGATATSAADVKIVSAFNRTSTGSVSISTIDVNVESIKLYEAGTAATLSKGILDSNRLGTTGAAVATASAPTLGAAAAATDTYTVASLAIFSGTTAASDTQIQQMMTVVDAALKDMTNAATKLGSAKSSIDLQKTFTSSLMDSIDRGVGQLVDADMNKESTRLQALQVQQQLGVQALSIANGSSQSILSLFRG, from the coding sequence ATGGCCAGTATCATGACCAATGCCTCGGCGCTGACCGCGCTGCAGAGCTTGAACGCCACCCAGAAGAACCTCGACACCACCCAGGCCCGCATCTCGACGGGTTATCGCGTCTCCCAGGCTTCGGACAACGCCGCTTACTGGTCGATCGCCACCACGATGCGCTCCGACAACCAGGCCATGTCCACCGTTTCGGACGCGCTCGGCCTCGGCGCTTCCAAGGTCGACACCGCCTACACCGGCATGGACAGCGCAATCACCACCATCAACCAGATCCAGCAGAAGCTGACCGCATCTTACGGCCAGACGGATGCTTCCAAGGAAAAGACCCAGGTCGAAATCGCCGCTCTTCAGAAGCAGTTGAAGGCCTACGCCGATGGCGCCACCTTCTCCGGCACCAACATGCTGTCGGTAAACAGCGGCGCGACGGCCACCAGCGCTGCGGACGTCAAGATCGTTTCGGCCTTCAACCGCACCTCCACCGGTTCGGTTTCGATCTCGACGATCGATGTCAACGTGGAAAGCATCAAGCTGTATGAAGCCGGCACCGCCGCGACCTTGTCGAAGGGTATCCTCGACTCCAATCGCCTGGGCACCACCGGCGCCGCCGTCGCCACGGCCTCGGCTCCGACCCTGGGTGCCGCCGCCGCGGCTACCGACACCTATACGGTCGCCAGCCTGGCCATCTTCTCGGGCACCACTGCTGCCAGCGACACCCAGATCCAGCAGATGATGACCGTCGTCGATGCCGCGCTCAAGGACATGACGAACGCCGCCACCAAGCTCGGCTCCGCCAAGAGCTCCATCGACCTGCAGAAGACCTTCACCTCGAGCCTGATGGACTCCATCGATCGCGGCGTCGGCCAGCTCGTCGATGCCGACATGAACAAGGAATCGACCCGCCTCCAGGCTCTGCAGGTTCAGCAGCAGCTGGGCGTCCAGGCGCTGTCGATCGCCAACGGTTCGTCGCAGTCGATCCTGTCGCTCTTCCGCGGCTGA
- the fliP gene encoding flagellar type III secretion system pore protein FliP (The bacterial flagellar biogenesis protein FliP forms a type III secretion system (T3SS)-type pore required for flagellar assembly.), which translates to MRKFLLAIALIGAATSVAAAQQLDLGGIGKADGTTVGYIIQMFGLLTVLSVAPGLLIMVTSFTRFVIAFSILRAGIGLQSTPANLILISLSLFMTFYVMAPTFDQAWNTGVKPLMDNQISQTEAFEKISDPFRTFMLHNVRDKDFDLFADLARERGQVVAKETVDLRILVPAFMISEIRRGFEIGFLIVLPFLVIDLIVATITMAMGMMMLPPTVVSLPFKILFFVLIDGWNLLVGSLVRSFN; encoded by the coding sequence ATGAGAAAATTCCTTCTCGCTATCGCATTGATCGGTGCCGCCACCTCCGTCGCGGCGGCGCAGCAGCTGGACCTTGGCGGCATCGGCAAGGCCGACGGCACCACCGTCGGCTACATCATCCAGATGTTCGGCCTGCTGACCGTGCTGTCGGTGGCGCCGGGGCTGCTGATCATGGTGACGAGCTTCACCCGTTTCGTCATCGCCTTCTCGATCCTGCGCGCCGGCATCGGCCTGCAGTCGACGCCGGCGAACCTCATCCTGATTTCGCTGTCGCTCTTCATGACCTTCTATGTCATGGCGCCGACCTTCGATCAGGCCTGGAACACCGGCGTCAAGCCGCTGATGGACAACCAGATCAGCCAGACCGAGGCCTTCGAGAAGATCTCGGATCCGTTCCGCACCTTCATGCTGCACAATGTGCGCGACAAGGATTTCGACCTCTTCGCCGATCTCGCTCGCGAGCGCGGCCAGGTCGTTGCCAAGGAGACGGTCGACCTGCGCATCCTGGTGCCCGCCTTCATGATCTCCGAGATCCGCCGCGGCTTCGAGATCGGCTTCCTGATCGTGCTGCCATTCCTGGTCATCGACCTGATCGTCGCCACCATCACCATGGCGATGGGCATGATGATGCTGCCGCCCACCGTGGTGTCGCTGCCTTTCAAGATCCTGTTCTTCGTCCTGATCGACGGCTGGAACCTGCTCGTCGGCAGCCTGGTGCGCTCCTTCAACTGA
- a CDS encoding flagellar basal body-associated FliL family protein, which produces MASIEQVQSRKGPSLVVQGAMLLVVTAAAIGMGWMSGGYLKGVGAPSSVPVAPENEGKVAEPAAAHEAGTGPTLVALAPITTNIASPTDTWIRMEVSVVYDAPQPPTMAEDIHQDLLAFVRTLKMHQIEGASGYQHLKADLEERASIRSQGHAKQILIRTLLLE; this is translated from the coding sequence ATGGCCAGTATCGAACAGGTTCAGTCTCGCAAGGGCCCTTCCCTTGTGGTCCAGGGCGCCATGCTGCTGGTGGTGACGGCCGCCGCCATCGGCATGGGCTGGATGTCCGGCGGCTATCTCAAGGGCGTCGGCGCACCGTCATCGGTGCCGGTTGCGCCCGAGAATGAAGGCAAGGTCGCTGAGCCCGCCGCCGCGCACGAAGCCGGCACGGGACCGACGCTGGTCGCGCTGGCGCCGATCACCACCAACATCGCCTCGCCCACCGACACCTGGATCAGGATGGAAGTATCCGTGGTCTACGATGCACCGCAGCCGCCAACGATGGCGGAGGATATCCATCAGGACCTTCTGGCTTTCGTGCGTACGCTGAAGATGCATCAGATCGAGGGCGCCAGCGGCTACCAGCACCTGAAGGCGGATCTCGAGGAACGAGCCTCGATCCGCAGCCAGGGGCATGCCAAGCAAATTCTCATCAGGACATTGCTGCTCGAATGA
- the flgH gene encoding flagellar basal body L-ring protein FlgH has protein sequence MIRRMLILCAVAALSGCGTNLKEVGKEPSLSPVGSGIDGGSTGSMYKYPETPRQPVKKFSLWDDRQSRLFTDPRALSQGDILTVKIKINDRANFKNQNDRSRTANRKLGFDISAQWDKVGSTAGKGSGALNSQTDTTADGEIKRSETLELNVAAVVTDVLPNGNLMISGSQEVRVNYELRVLTIAGIVRPADIGAENTIPYERIAEARISYGGRGRISEVQQPAYGQQVLDQVLPF, from the coding sequence ATGATCCGCAGAATGCTCATCCTGTGCGCGGTCGCGGCACTGTCCGGCTGCGGAACCAACCTCAAGGAGGTCGGCAAGGAACCGTCTCTGTCGCCGGTCGGCTCCGGCATCGACGGTGGCAGCACCGGATCCATGTACAAATATCCCGAGACGCCGCGGCAGCCGGTGAAGAAGTTCTCCCTGTGGGACGATCGGCAGAGCCGGCTGTTCACCGATCCCCGGGCGCTGTCCCAAGGCGACATCCTGACCGTCAAGATCAAGATCAACGACCGCGCCAACTTCAAGAACCAGAACGACAGGAGCCGCACCGCCAACCGCAAGCTCGGTTTCGACATCAGCGCGCAATGGGACAAGGTCGGCAGCACCGCCGGCAAGGGCTCTGGAGCGCTCAACTCCCAGACGGACACGACCGCCGATGGCGAGATAAAGCGATCGGAAACACTCGAGCTCAACGTCGCGGCTGTCGTCACGGACGTCCTGCCCAACGGCAATCTGATGATCAGCGGCTCGCAGGAAGTGCGCGTCAACTATGAACTCAGGGTGCTGACCATCGCCGGCATCGTGCGGCCGGCCGATATCGGCGCCGAGAACACGATCCCCTATGAGCGTATCGCCGAGGCGCGCATCTCCTACGGCGGACGCGGCCGCATAAGCGAGGTTCAGCAGCCGGCCTACGGCCAGCAGGTTCTCGACCAGGTTCTTCCGTTCTAG
- a CDS encoding MotE family protein — MPMISSPSSHERRPPRAILFAAVALAAMSVSGGAHGEDAVRQVLPGAQPAVAPQQLAREKAPDQSEIERFCSNIADAARDRRYALQAEELKQLQAGIDERMKALDAKKAEYETWLKRREVFLARAEDGVVKIYAGMKPDAAAERLAMVNADLAAAILMKLDSRKAGVILNEMDQKAAATLTGIMASAARRVDPS, encoded by the coding sequence ATGCCGATGATCTCGTCTCCCTCATCCCATGAAAGGCGCCCTCCCCGCGCGATCCTGTTCGCGGCCGTGGCTCTCGCGGCCATGTCCGTTTCCGGTGGAGCACATGGTGAGGATGCTGTTCGCCAGGTTCTGCCTGGAGCGCAGCCCGCGGTGGCACCGCAGCAATTGGCGCGGGAGAAAGCGCCCGACCAGAGCGAGATCGAGCGCTTCTGTTCCAACATCGCCGACGCCGCGCGCGACCGCCGCTACGCCTTGCAGGCCGAGGAGTTGAAACAGCTCCAGGCCGGCATCGACGAGCGCATGAAAGCACTGGACGCAAAGAAAGCCGAATACGAGACCTGGCTGAAGCGGCGCGAGGTATTCCTCGCCCGGGCCGAGGACGGCGTCGTGAAGATCTATGCCGGCATGAAACCCGATGCGGCGGCCGAACGGCTGGCAATGGTCAACGCCGACCTGGCGGCGGCCATCCTGATGAAGCTCGATTCACGCAAGGCCGGCGTCATTCTCAACGAAATGGACCAGAAGGCGGCGGCGACGCTCACCGGCATCATGGCCAGCGCAGCCCGAAGGGTAGATCCGTCATGA
- a CDS encoding flagellar basal body P-ring protein FlgI, producing the protein MMRPLVLLLATALGLQPALADGLTPKAKRDLAARNGGVYDDPEYDPATTTRMFRVSPGPSSLPPGQVASRIKDIAQLQSSRDNQLVGYGLVIGLAGSGDSLRNSPFTEQSIRAMLENLGIATEGGSARAKNVAAVIVTANMPPYVQSGARIDIDVSSMGDATSLAGGTLIMTPLKAADGEIYAVGQGAVIVSGFTAQGQAEQVTQGVPTAGRVPNGAIVERQVKAEFDDQSTLTLQLRNPDFSTAIRIADAINDYTSQRFGMRVAAERDSRTVQIRRPKNVSAARFYAEIENLVVESDTPARVVIDERTGTIVIGNDVKISRVAISHGTLTVRITEAPRVVQPEPFSKGETAVEPFTAIDVSRPNARVAVLDGPDLQTLVSGLNRLGVKPDGIIAILQGIKSAGALQADLVLQ; encoded by the coding sequence ATGATGCGCCCGCTTGTCCTTCTGCTCGCGACCGCGCTCGGCCTGCAGCCGGCGCTGGCCGACGGCCTGACACCCAAGGCCAAGCGCGATCTCGCCGCCAGGAATGGCGGCGTCTACGACGATCCGGAATATGATCCGGCGACCACCACCCGCATGTTCCGCGTCTCGCCCGGGCCAAGCTCGCTGCCGCCCGGCCAGGTCGCCTCGCGCATCAAGGACATCGCCCAGCTGCAGAGTTCGCGCGACAACCAGCTGGTTGGCTACGGCCTCGTCATCGGGCTCGCCGGGTCCGGCGACAGCCTGCGCAATTCGCCGTTCACCGAGCAGTCTATCCGCGCCATGCTCGAGAATCTCGGCATCGCCACCGAAGGCGGCAGCGCGCGCGCCAAGAACGTCGCCGCCGTCATCGTCACCGCCAACATGCCACCCTATGTGCAGTCGGGTGCCCGCATCGACATCGACGTCTCTTCGATGGGCGACGCCACCTCGCTTGCCGGCGGCACGCTGATCATGACACCGCTGAAGGCGGCGGATGGCGAGATCTACGCGGTCGGCCAGGGCGCCGTGATCGTTTCGGGTTTCACCGCCCAGGGTCAGGCCGAGCAAGTGACGCAAGGCGTGCCGACCGCCGGCCGGGTGCCGAACGGCGCCATCGTCGAGCGGCAGGTGAAAGCCGAATTCGACGACCAGTCGACGTTGACGCTGCAATTGCGCAACCCCGATTTTTCGACCGCCATCCGCATCGCCGACGCGATCAACGACTACACCAGCCAGCGCTTCGGCATGCGCGTGGCGGCCGAGCGCGATTCCCGCACCGTCCAGATCAGACGGCCGAAGAACGTTTCGGCGGCCCGCTTCTATGCCGAGATCGAGAATCTGGTGGTTGAATCCGACACGCCGGCCCGCGTCGTCATCGACGAGCGCACCGGCACCATCGTCATCGGCAACGACGTCAAGATCTCGCGCGTCGCCATCAGCCATGGCACGCTGACCGTGCGCATCACCGAGGCGCCGCGTGTCGTGCAGCCCGAGCCCTTCTCCAAGGGCGAAACCGCCGTCGAGCCGTTCACCGCCATCGATGTCAGTCGGCCCAACGCCCGCGTCGCCGTGCTTGACGGACCCGACCTGCAAACCCTCGTGTCCGGCCTCAACCGTCTCGGCGTCAAGCCGGATGGCATCATTGCCATCCTGCAAGGCATCAAGTCGGCCGGCGCCCTGCAAGCCGATCTGGTTCTCCAATAG
- the flgA gene encoding flagellar basal body P-ring formation chaperone FlgA, translating into MVMPISCSAFRRTALILALVAGGMPAFAQESANQSANQSATQIASNQTAGEVVLIPNRVIYPGETIELAALKQVTLIPGKHKPEAMATRAEELQGKIAKRTLLPGRYIPSTAIREAWLVEQGAAVQVFFVAGGLTITATAVTLQPGSAGDLIKVRNSDSGKILSGTVMADGTIQVSAS; encoded by the coding sequence ATGGTCATGCCGATCTCCTGCTCCGCATTCCGCCGCACCGCGCTGATCCTTGCGCTGGTGGCCGGCGGCATGCCGGCTTTCGCCCAGGAGTCGGCAAATCAGTCGGCAAATCAATCGGCGACGCAGATCGCCAGCAATCAGACTGCCGGCGAGGTCGTGCTGATCCCCAACCGGGTCATCTATCCCGGCGAGACCATCGAGCTTGCAGCCCTGAAGCAGGTGACCCTGATCCCGGGCAAGCACAAGCCCGAAGCGATGGCGACCCGCGCCGAGGAGCTTCAAGGCAAGATCGCCAAGCGTACGCTGCTGCCCGGCCGCTACATTCCGTCAACCGCCATCCGCGAGGCCTGGCTGGTCGAACAGGGTGCCGCGGTGCAGGTCTTCTTTGTCGCTGGCGGACTGACGATCACCGCAACCGCCGTGACGTTGCAGCCAGGTTCGGCCGGCGACCTCATCAAGGTTCGCAACAGCGACAGCGGCAAGATCCTCTCCGGCACGGTGATGGCCGACGGAACCATCCAGGTCAGCGCTTCATGA
- the flgG gene encoding flagellar basal-body rod protein FlgG, whose protein sequence is MKALAIAATGMNAQQTNLEVIANNIANINTTGYKRARAEFSDLLYQVDRTQGVPNRSNASLVPEGVSIGLGVKTTAVRNVHTQGELTSTGNSFDMALTGRGWFQIEGADGGTLYTRAGAFNTNATGQLVTVDGANVIPAITVPVDAVEVIVNKTGQVFARIDGQTDLQNLGQLQIVNFANEAGLAPLGDNLFQETTASGPANVGVPGDPGFATIQQGYLEASNVDPVKEITELISAQRAYEMNSKVIQAADDMASVVSKNIR, encoded by the coding sequence ATGAAAGCACTCGCCATCGCCGCCACCGGCATGAATGCCCAGCAGACGAACCTGGAAGTCATCGCCAACAACATCGCCAACATCAACACCACCGGCTACAAGCGTGCCCGCGCCGAATTCTCCGACCTGCTCTACCAGGTCGACCGCACGCAGGGCGTGCCCAACCGCTCCAACGCCTCGCTGGTGCCGGAGGGCGTCTCGATCGGCCTCGGCGTCAAGACGACGGCCGTGCGCAACGTGCACACCCAGGGCGAACTGACCAGCACCGGCAACAGTTTCGACATGGCGCTGACCGGCAGGGGCTGGTTTCAGATCGAGGGCGCCGATGGCGGCACGCTCTACACCCGCGCCGGGGCCTTCAACACCAACGCCACCGGCCAGCTGGTGACGGTGGATGGCGCCAATGTCATTCCGGCCATCACCGTGCCGGTCGACGCCGTCGAGGTCATCGTCAACAAGACCGGTCAGGTCTTTGCCCGCATCGACGGCCAGACCGACCTGCAGAATCTCGGCCAGCTCCAGATCGTCAACTTCGCCAACGAGGCCGGCCTCGCACCCCTCGGCGACAATCTGTTCCAGGAAACGACGGCCTCCGGCCCGGCCAATGTCGGCGTGCCCGGCGACCCCGGCTTCGCCACCATTCAGCAAGGCTACCTCGAGGCTTCCAACGTCGACCCTGTCAAGGAAATCACCGAACTGATCTCGGCGCAGCGCGCCTATGAGATGAATTCCAAGGTGATCCAGGCCGCCGACGACATGGCCTCGGTCGTCTCCAAGAACATCAGGTAA